Proteins found in one Patagioenas fasciata isolate bPatFas1 chromosome 13, bPatFas1.hap1, whole genome shotgun sequence genomic segment:
- the CDH15 gene encoding cadherin-15, translating into MGPPLLLACLLAPLCARGASPAQPGATALGSPRAWWQHEGLRRVKRAWVIPPISISENHKRIPHLLVQIKSDKQQPGGVIYSIKGPGVDEEPLGIFSIDKFSGKVFLNAMLDREENDRFRLKAFALDLGGMTLEDPTDLEIIVVDQNDNRPLFRQDVFTGHVVEGAEPGTCVMTADATDADDPDTDNAALRYSILEQGTAGMFSINATTGEICTARPGLDRETVGVYNLTVQAADMSGDGLTTTATAVIYLEDINDNPPEFTKEEFSMEVEEQATGLDVGKVFVHDKDLAGSPNWLAKFTILEGDPEGAFIIHTDPHTNDGVLSVAKPLDHEVRDRFELTVSVQNERPLEPTAPASPRALATVRVRVRDVNEAPIFRENPRRVSVLEGAPPGTPVTTYTASDPDIRQLQTLTYALLYDPADWLQLDPHAGTIRTKRELLHPSAYLQGGWYIALVLARDDAEPPLSATGTLSIEILEVNDHAPLLQPLAGVLCGRPGRGGNLLLGATDDDRPPHGAPFHFQLSPQHPQLARNWSITRFNVTHAVLAVLAELPQGLYSLPLLLRDSGSPPREQQQLLNLSVCHCGRDGICQDGVLAAATAGAGVTLGALMIILGSSILLLALAGLGAAGVRGRRRALRKGLLQRSRDDMRDNILNYDEQGGGEEDQDAYDINQLRHPELFSPRVKPPVRRDAPLSSATPPGPRKLPSSPSDIEDFINEGLEAADSDPSVPPYDTALIYDYEGSGSIASPLSSIVSSLTDEDQDYDYLSEWGPRFRRLADLYGQ; encoded by the exons ggtgccagcccagcccagccaggtgccacagccctgggcagcccccGGGCCTGGTGGCAGCACGAGGGCCTGAGGCGGGTGAAGAGGGCCTGGGTGATCCCCCCCATCAGCATCTCGGAGAACCACAAGCGCATCCCCCACCTCCTGGTACAG ATTAAGTCGGACAAGCAGCAGCCTGGGGGGGTGATCTACAGCATCAAGGGGCCGGGGGTGGATGAGGAGCCTCTGGGCATCTTCTCCATCGACAAGTTCAGCGGGAAGGTCTTCCTCAACGCCATGCTGGACCGGGAGGAGAACGATCGTTTTCGG CTGAAAGCCTTCGCGCTGGACCTGGGCGGCATGACACTGGAGGACCCCACCGACCTGGAGATCATCGTGGTGGACCAGAACGACAACCGGCCGCTCTTCCGGCAGGATGTCTTCACAGGGCACGTGGTGGAGGGGGCTGAGCCAG GGACTTGTGTGATGACAGCAGATGCCACTGATGCTGATGACCCTGACACAGACAACGCGGCACTGCGGTACTCCATCCTGGAGCAGGGCACTGCCGGCATGTTCAGCATCAATGCCACGACCGGCGAGATCTGCACCGCACGGCCCGGCCTTGACCGAGAG ACCGTGGGGGTGTACAACCTGACGGTGCAGGCAGCTGACATGTCTGGGGATGGGCTCACCACCACCGCCACAGCCGTCATCTACCTGGAGGACATCAACGACAACCCCCCCGAGTTCACCAAGGAGGAG TTCTCCatggaggtggaggagcaggcgACTGGCTTGGACGTGGGCAAGGTCTTCGTGCACGACAAGGACCTGGCCGGATCACCCAACTGGCTGGCCAAATTCACCATCTTGGAGGGCGACCCTGAGGGCGCCTTCATCATCCACACTGACCCCCACACCAACGACGGTGTGCTCTCTGTGGCCAAG CCACTGGACCACGAGGTGCGGGACCGCTTCGAGCTGACGGTGTCAGTGCAGAACGAGCGGCCACTGGAGCCCAcagcccccgccagcccccgggCACTGGCCACCGTACGGGTGCGGGTGCGGGATGTGAATGAGGCGCCCATCTTCCGCGAGAACCCACGGCGGGTTAGTGTGCTGGAGGGGGCGCCCCCAGGCACTCCTGTCACCACCTACACTGCCAGCGACCCCGACATCCGCCAGCTCCAGACCCTCAC CTATGCGCTGCTGTATGATCCAGCGGACTGGCTGCAGCTGGACCCCCATGCTGGCACCATCCGCACCAAGCGGGAGCTGCTGCACCCCTCCGCCTACCTGCAGGGTGGCTGGTACATCGCCCTGGTCCTCGCCCGTGATGATG CTGAACCCCCGCTCTCTGCCACCGGCACGCTCTCCATCGAGATCCTGGAGGTCAACGACCACGCgccgctgctgcagccactggctGGGGTGCTCTGCGGACGGCCAGGCCGCGGGGGGAACTTGCTGCTGGGGGCCACAGACGACGACCGACCCCCCCACGGTGCCCCCTTCCACTTCCAgctcagcccccagcacccccagctcgcCCGCAACTGGAGCATCACCCGCTTCAATG TGACCCATGCAGTGCTGGCCGTGCTGGCGGAGCTGCCCCAGGGGCTCTACTCGCTCCCGCTGCTGCTGCGGGACTCGGGGTCCCCCCcgcgggagcagcagcagctgctgaaccTCTCTGTGTGCCACTGCGGCCGGGACGGCATCTGTCAGGACGGTGTCCtggctgctgccactgctggggCCGGTGTCACCCTCGGTGCGCTGATGATCATCCTCGGCAGCAGCATCCTCCTCCTCG CgctggcggggctgggggctgcgggggTGCGTGGCCGCCGCCGGGCCCTGCGCAAGGGGCTGCTGCAGCGTTCGCGGGACGACATGCGCGACAACATCCTCAACTACGACGAGCAGGGCGGGGGCGAGGAGGACCAG GACGCCTACGACATCAACCAGCTCCGGCACCCCGAGCTCTTCTCACCGCGGGTCAAGCCCCCGGTGCGCCGGGACGCCCCGCTCAGCTCGGCCACCCCCCCGGGGCCCCGCAAGTTGCCCAGCAGCCCCTCAGACATCGAGGACTTCATCAACGAG GGGCTGGAGGCGGCCGACAGTGACCCCAGCGTTCCCCCTTACGACACCGCCCTCATCTACGACTACGAGGGCTCGGGCTCCATCGCCAGCCCCCTCAGCTCCATCGTCTCCAGCCTGACAGATGAGGACCAGGACTACGACTACCTGAGCGAGTGGGGGCCACGCTTCCGCCGCCTGGCAGACCTGTACGGGCAGTAG
- the SLC22A31 gene encoding putative solute carrier family 22 member 31, whose translation MAAAMGGSRPRGRRAAGGWLPCAALALGWALGWALGAAPPHRCRPDAALLPPTLRRLAGAALLRAAVPRLRGGWSPCQLYRYRPAGSGSARPNGTGPCTRGWHYTLPAAGLRSNLVTQWDLVCTSRWKVPLEQTTHLLGWTLGSITAGLACDRFGRRSAFVVSLVLAVPLGLSVTLAVNFVMVLVARLLFGAALAGAFLSLYVARLELCDPPHRLGVTMVAGFFWIAGELLLPGLALLCRDWRVLQGAVTMILALLAACWWCPALLLESPRWLLATRQLERARKTLQALAESSGPDSSNGSCHQESFLAELESLSEGSPQSRYHAVCEIFGTRVIWKNSVILGFTAFIGSGIRHCFTRNLNPHLPHFFSSYFVLVGTEAAACLFICLTAERFGRRAVLLLCTILTGISSLLLLALTQYLLDLIVLTLSVVGVTASHAVTMLSIFFASEVLPTVVRGAGLGLIMGASFVGKAAAPITAIPNSRGFFLHHVVFASFAILAVLSIMLLPESQGRSLPQSLQDGESQRRPPLFRRPPREDHLPLLAPHGIPHDYSRIAASTKRMLSPPAAPCET comes from the exons ATGGCGGCGGCGATGGGGGGGTCGCGtccgcggggccggcgggcggcgggggggtggCTGCCGTGCGCGGCGCTggcgctgggctgggctctggggTGGGCGCTGGGCGCCGCGCCCCCCCACCGCTGCCGGCCCGACGCGGCGCTGCTGCCCCCCACGCTGCGGCGGCTGGCGGGGGCCGCGCTGCTCCGCGCCGCCGTCCCGCGGCTCCGCGGCGGCTGGAGCCCGTGTCAGCTCTACCGGTACCGCCCCgcgggcagcggcagcgcccgGCCGAACGGCACCGGGCCCTGCACCCGCGGCTGGCACTACACCCTGCCCGCCGCCGGCCTCCGCTCCAATCTCGTCACCCAG TGGGACCTGGTGTGCACATCGCGCTGGAAGGTGCCCCTGGAGCAGACCACGCACCTGCTGGGCTGGACGCTGGGCAGCATCACAGCCGGCCTGGCCTGTGACAG GTTTGGCCGCCGTTCCGCCTTCGTGGTGTCCCTAGTGCTGGCGGTGCCCTTGGGCCTCAGTGTGACGCTGGCCGTGAACTTCGTCATGGTCCTGGTTGCTCGGCTGCTCTTTGGGGCAGCGCTGGCAGGCGCCTTCCTCTCCCTCTATGTGGCAC ggctggagctgtgCGACCCCCCCCACCGGCTGGGGGTGACCATGGTGGCTGGGTTCTTCTGGATcgctggggagctgctgctgccagggctggCGCTGCTGTGCCGGGACTGGCGAGTGCTGCAGGGCGCTGTCACCATGATCCTGGCTCTGCTGGCTGCCTGCTGGTG GTGCCCGGCGCTGCTGCTGGAGTCCCCACGCTGGCTGCTGGCCACCAGACAGCTGGAGAGGGCCAGGAAGACCCTGCAGGCGCTGGCCGAAAGCAGCGGCCCCGATTCCAGCAACGGCTCCTGCCACCAGGAAAGCTTCCTCGCGG AGCTGGAGTCCCTGTCTGAGGGGTCTCCACAATCCCGGTACCACGCCGTCTGCGAGATCTTTGGCACCAGGGTCATCTGGAAGAACAGCGTCATCCTTGGCTTCACGGC GTTCATTGGCTCTGGCATCCGCCACTGCTTTACCCGCAACCTGAACCCCCACCTGCCCCATTTCTTCTCCTCCTACTTCGTGCTGGTAGGCACTGAGGCGGCCGCTTGCCTCTTCATCTGCCTGACGGCCGAGCGCTTTGGGCGCCGTGCCGTCCTCCTGCTCTGCACCATCCTCACCGGCATCtcctccctcctgctgctggcCCTCACCCAGT ACCTGCTGGACCTCATTGTCCTGACCCTGTCCGTGGTGGGTGTCACTGCCTCTCACGCCGTCACCATGCTCAGCATCTTCTTTGCTAGTGAGGTCCTCCCCACCGTGGTCAG gggtgctgggctgggccTCATCATGGGGGCCAGTTTCGTGGGCAAGGCGGCTGCCCCCATCACCGCCATCCCCAACAGCCGGGGCTTCTTCCTGCACCATGTGGTGTTCGCCTCCTTTGCCATCCTGGCCGTCCTCAGCATCATGCTGCTGCCCGAGAGCCAGGGCCGCAGCCTGCCCCAGTCCCTGCAGGACGGCGAGAGCCAGCGCCGGCCCCCCCTCTTCCGCCGACCCCCCCGGGAGGACcacctgcccctgctcgcccCCCACGGCATCCCCCACGACTACTCCCGCATCGCCGCCTCCACCAAGAGGATGCTGAGCCCCCCAGCCGCCCCCTGTGAGACGTag